From Oceanithermus desulfurans, a single genomic window includes:
- the phnC gene encoding phosphonate ABC transporter ATP-binding protein encodes MIEAKGLGVVFPNGTEALRDINVTIDDGEFVAVIGLSGAGKSTFLRTLNGLVRPTSGTVRVGGVEVNRLSGRSLAQFRRTVGFIFQQFNLVTRLTALDNVLHGRLGYLPTWRGILGLYGERDYALAAGYLEEVGLAGKEHVRVDNLSGGQQQRVAIARAMAQQPQLVLADEPMASLDPRLSDVILGLLKSYNEAHGVTVLVNIHVLELARRYARRVLAFNQGQLVFDGPTETLTDDLAAQIYAGSLEAL; translated from the coding sequence ATGATCGAAGCGAAGGGTCTCGGCGTCGTCTTTCCCAATGGAACCGAGGCGCTGCGGGACATCAACGTAACCATCGATGACGGCGAGTTCGTCGCCGTCATCGGCCTTTCGGGGGCCGGCAAGTCCACCTTCCTGCGCACCCTCAACGGGCTGGTGCGCCCCACTTCGGGAACGGTGCGCGTGGGCGGGGTCGAGGTAAACCGGCTCTCGGGCCGCTCGCTCGCGCAGTTCCGCCGTACCGTGGGCTTCATCTTCCAGCAGTTCAACCTGGTCACGCGGCTGACCGCGCTCGACAACGTGCTGCATGGGCGTTTGGGCTACCTTCCGACCTGGCGCGGCATTCTGGGCCTCTACGGCGAGCGCGACTACGCGCTCGCCGCGGGCTACCTCGAAGAGGTGGGGCTCGCGGGCAAGGAGCACGTGCGGGTGGACAACCTCTCGGGGGGTCAGCAGCAGCGGGTGGCCATCGCCCGGGCGATGGCGCAGCAGCCCCAGCTGGTCCTCGCCGACGAGCCGATGGCCAGCCTGGATCCCAGGCTCTCCGACGTGATCCTGGGCCTGCTCAAGAGCTACAACGAGGCCCACGGGGTGACGGTGCTCGTCAACATCCACGTCCTTGAGCTGGCCCGTCGCTACGCCCGCAGGGTGCTCGCCTTCAACCAGGGCCAGCTCGTCTTCGACGGCCCCACCGAAACCCTGACCGACGACCTGGCCGCGCAGATCTACGCCGGCAGCCTGGAGGCGCTATGA